The Arvicanthis niloticus isolate mArvNil1 chromosome 2, mArvNil1.pat.X, whole genome shotgun sequence genome includes a window with the following:
- the Ak1 gene encoding adenylate kinase isoenzyme 1 isoform X1, which translates to MGCCLSSEPQEEGGRKTGEKLKKAKIIFVVGGPGSGKGTQCEKIVQKYGYTHLSTGDLLRAEVSSGSERGKMLSSIMEKGELVPLETVLDMLRDAMLAKVDSSNGFLIDGYPREVKQGEEFEQKIGKPTMLLYVDAGAETMTQRLLKRGETSGRVDDNEETIKKRLETYYNATEPVISFYDKRGIVRKVNAEGTVDTVFSEVCTYLDSLK; encoded by the exons ATGGGCTGCTGTTTGTCTAGTGAACCCcaagaagagggaggcagaaagactggag AGAAGCTGAAGAAAGCCAAGATCATCTTTGTGGTGG GCGGGCCTGGCTCAGGAAAGGGCACCCAGTGTGAGAAGATTGTGCAGAAATATGGCTACACCCACCTGTCTACTGGGGACCTGCTACGGGCAGAAGTCAGCTCTGGATCTGAGAGAGGCAAGATGCTGTCTTCCATCATGGAGAAGGGGGAGCTGGTGCCACTG GAGACGGTGCTAGACATGCTTCGAGATGCTATGTTAGCCAAAGTGGACTCTTCCAATGGCTTCCTGATCGACGGCTACCCGAGGGAGGTGAAACAGGGAGAAGAGTTTGAACAGAAG ATCGGAAAGCCCACAATGTTACTGTATGTGGATGCAGGCGCCGAGACCATGACCCAACGACTCCTGAAGCGAGGGGAGACCAGTGGCCGCGTAGATGACAATGAGGAGACCATCAAGAAGAGGCTGGAGACTTATTACAACGCCACAGAACCTGTCATCTCCTTCTATGACAAGCGTGGCATTGTGCGCAAG GTCAATGCCGAAGGCACAGTGGACACTGTCTTCTCTGAGGTCTGCACCTATCTCGACTCCCTGAAGTAA
- the Ak1 gene encoding adenylate kinase isoenzyme 1 isoform X2, which translates to MEEKLKKAKIIFVVGGPGSGKGTQCEKIVQKYGYTHLSTGDLLRAEVSSGSERGKMLSSIMEKGELVPLETVLDMLRDAMLAKVDSSNGFLIDGYPREVKQGEEFEQKIGKPTMLLYVDAGAETMTQRLLKRGETSGRVDDNEETIKKRLETYYNATEPVISFYDKRGIVRKVNAEGTVDTVFSEVCTYLDSLK; encoded by the exons ATGGAAG AGAAGCTGAAGAAAGCCAAGATCATCTTTGTGGTGG GCGGGCCTGGCTCAGGAAAGGGCACCCAGTGTGAGAAGATTGTGCAGAAATATGGCTACACCCACCTGTCTACTGGGGACCTGCTACGGGCAGAAGTCAGCTCTGGATCTGAGAGAGGCAAGATGCTGTCTTCCATCATGGAGAAGGGGGAGCTGGTGCCACTG GAGACGGTGCTAGACATGCTTCGAGATGCTATGTTAGCCAAAGTGGACTCTTCCAATGGCTTCCTGATCGACGGCTACCCGAGGGAGGTGAAACAGGGAGAAGAGTTTGAACAGAAG ATCGGAAAGCCCACAATGTTACTGTATGTGGATGCAGGCGCCGAGACCATGACCCAACGACTCCTGAAGCGAGGGGAGACCAGTGGCCGCGTAGATGACAATGAGGAGACCATCAAGAAGAGGCTGGAGACTTATTACAACGCCACAGAACCTGTCATCTCCTTCTATGACAAGCGTGGCATTGTGCGCAAG GTCAATGCCGAAGGCACAGTGGACACTGTCTTCTCTGAGGTCTGCACCTATCTCGACTCCCTGAAGTAA